Proteins co-encoded in one Mycobacterium mantenii genomic window:
- a CDS encoding circularly permuted type 2 ATP-grasp protein, with translation MSLSNQLDDTKRGFRAVRSERIFDGYNVSSDAYEMAFDEMFDAQGAVRGPYKGIYAELAPSDASELKARAEALSRAFLDQGITFSLSGQERPFPLDLVPRVISAAEWNRLESGIVQRVKALEMYLDDIYGDQEILNDGVIPRRLITSCEHFHRQAMGIAPPNGVRIHVAGIDLIRDDKGTWRVLEDNLRSPSGVSYVMENRRTMARVFPNLFATHRVRAVDDYASHLLRALRNSAATNEADPTVVVLTPGVYNSAYFEHSLLARQMGVELVEGRDLFCRDNQVYMRTTEGERQVDVIYRRIDDAFLDPLQFRADSVLGVAGLVNAARAGNVSISSAIGNGVGDDKLVYTYVPTMIEYYLGEKPLLSNVDTLRCWLDDEREEVLDRIGELVLKPVEGSGGYGIVFGPDASEKELAAAAKKVRDDPRSWIAQPMMELSTVPTQIGNTLAPRYVDLRPFAVNDGNDVWVLPGGLTRVALVEGSRVVNSSQGGGSKDTWVLASRASAGDHELEAAEVVRSLPTSMPDPADDAPRLTSLTSQQAQPTEPPRHEQRQRQRQQQQQQQQRAVHDAGT, from the coding sequence GTGAGTCTTAGCAACCAGCTTGACGACACCAAGCGGGGTTTTCGCGCTGTGCGTTCTGAGCGCATCTTCGACGGATACAACGTGTCGTCGGACGCCTACGAGATGGCGTTCGACGAGATGTTCGATGCCCAAGGCGCTGTCCGCGGCCCCTACAAGGGCATTTACGCCGAGCTTGCGCCATCGGACGCCTCTGAGCTGAAAGCTCGCGCCGAAGCGCTATCCCGCGCCTTCCTCGACCAGGGGATCACCTTCTCCTTGTCGGGCCAGGAGCGGCCCTTCCCGCTGGACCTGGTGCCGCGGGTGATCTCGGCCGCCGAGTGGAACCGGTTGGAGAGCGGCATCGTGCAACGGGTCAAGGCGCTCGAGATGTATCTCGATGACATCTACGGTGACCAGGAGATTCTCAACGACGGGGTCATCCCACGCCGCCTGATCACCTCTTGTGAGCATTTCCACCGTCAGGCGATGGGCATCGCCCCGCCCAACGGCGTGCGGATCCACGTCGCCGGCATCGATTTGATCCGCGATGACAAGGGCACGTGGCGGGTTCTCGAGGACAACCTGCGCTCGCCGTCGGGTGTGTCCTACGTCATGGAGAACCGGCGCACCATGGCGCGCGTCTTCCCCAACCTGTTCGCCACCCACCGGGTGCGCGCGGTCGACGACTACGCCTCGCACCTGCTGCGGGCGTTGCGCAACTCCGCGGCCACCAACGAGGCCGACCCGACGGTGGTGGTACTGACCCCGGGCGTCTACAACTCGGCATATTTCGAACATTCGCTGCTGGCCCGCCAGATGGGGGTCGAGCTGGTCGAAGGGCGCGACCTGTTCTGCCGCGACAACCAGGTGTACATGCGCACCACCGAGGGCGAGCGCCAGGTCGACGTCATCTACCGGCGCATCGATGACGCCTTCCTGGATCCGCTGCAGTTCCGCGCCGACTCGGTGCTTGGGGTGGCCGGCCTGGTCAATGCGGCCCGCGCGGGCAACGTGTCCATCTCCAGCGCGATCGGCAACGGCGTCGGCGACGACAAACTCGTCTACACCTACGTGCCCACGATGATCGAGTACTACCTGGGCGAGAAGCCGCTGCTGTCCAACGTGGACACGCTGCGCTGCTGGCTCGACGACGAACGCGAAGAAGTGCTGGACCGCATCGGCGAGTTGGTCCTCAAGCCGGTCGAGGGGTCCGGGGGTTACGGGATCGTGTTCGGACCGGATGCCTCCGAGAAGGAGTTGGCCGCGGCCGCCAAGAAGGTGCGCGACGATCCGCGGAGCTGGATCGCACAGCCGATGATGGAGCTTTCGACGGTGCCGACCCAGATCGGCAACACCCTGGCACCCCGCTACGTGGATCTGCGGCCCTTCGCGGTCAACGACGGCAACGACGTGTGGGTGCTGCCCGGCGGGCTGACCCGGGTGGCCCTGGTCGAGGGGTCGCGGGTGGTCAACTCCAGCCAGGGTGGTGGCTCTAAGGACACCTGGGTGCTGGCGTCGCGGGCGTCTGCGGGCGACCACGAGCTCGAGGCGGCGGAGGTGGTGCGTTCGTTGCCCACCTCGATGCCGGACCCGGCGGACGACGCGCCGCGGCTCACGTCGCTGACGTCCCAGCAGGCGCAACCCACCGAACCGCCCCGGCACGAGCAGCGACAGCGACAGCGACAGCAACAGCAACAGCAACAGCAAAGGGCGGTGCACGATGCTGGCACGTAA
- the rpsT gene encoding 30S ribosomal protein S20, with the protein MANIKSQQKRNKTNERARLRNKSVKSSLRTAVRAFREAAHAGDKEKAAELLVSTNRKLDKAASKGVIHKNQAANKKSALAQVLNKI; encoded by the coding sequence GTGGCCAACATCAAGTCGCAGCAGAAGCGCAACAAGACCAACGAGCGCGCTCGCCTGCGCAACAAGTCGGTGAAGTCGTCGCTGCGTACCGCCGTCCGCGCGTTCCGCGAGGCCGCCCACGCCGGCGATAAGGAGAAGGCCGCCGAGTTGCTGGTGTCGACCAACCGCAAGCTGGACAAGGCGGCCAGCAAGGGCGTGATCCACAAGAACCAGGCGGCGAACAAGAAGTCGGCGCTGGCGCAGGTCCTCAACAAGATCTGA